The genomic DNA GGAAGTAGCGGTAGCGGTCAAAGACCTGCGAAGCCGTGGAAATGGGCTTGTTGACCAACAGAACATACTCGCCGGTGCTGCCGATGTCCGCGGCGATGAGCCGCATGGGCGCGTAGTACTTGCTGGGGAGCTGATAGTTTTTGTCCACGCCCAGGCCGGGCATGCCTTTGTAGTGGTCCATGCCCGTGGCGGAGCCGGAGAAACGCTCCATAGTGGTGTGGATGAGGGAATTGCCGTGGCCCTGAAAAACCTTGAGCCGCTCGGTATCCGTAAGCATGATGAGCTGGTCGCCCTTGTTCTGACGGCCACCGGGCAGCCAGACGATGTTGAAGGGCGTGGCCCCGGAGGGCACGTCAATGCGGGTGCCCAGGGCAAACTTGCCGCCGGACCGGACCATGATGTGCACGCCGGGGGCGAAGAGCTTGATGGAATCCCAGCCCTGGCCCACCAGGGTGGGGGTGTAGGTGGGGGGCAGGCGCACCACGCTCATGAAGTAGGGCACGCGCTCGGCAAACTGGCGCAGCTTGTTGCCCTTGAAGCTGTAAATATAGCTGTAGGGGCGGTTGCTGTCCTCCTCAAAAGTGGCCACCACCAGCTCGGCGGCCCGGTCGCGGTCCAGATCGATGGCCCGCATGGAGAAGCAGACGTTGGAGCGGGTAATGGAGGTCTCGCCCAGCAGCTTGAGTTTGCCGTCGGGCTGCCAGCTGTAGATGCGCAGGTCGTGGTCGCCCAGCACGGCGATTTCATTCTTGCCGTCGCCGTTAAAGTCGCCCACGGCCATGTCCACCATATTGTAGGGCAGGCGCTGGCTGCGCAGGCGGGAGCCGTCGCTGGCCCCGGACCCCTGGTAGCGAAACTGCGGGTTAAGGTAAACCTGCTGCTGGCCCGTCTCATTGACCAGGATGTCGCCGCGGGGCGTGGAGCCGCTCGCGGCGGTCATGCCCGGCGCGCGCACGGCCGCCACGCCAAAGAAATCCTGCCCCAGGGCGGCGGTCAGCTGCTGCACCGTGGCCGTGAGGGAGCTCACCGGGCCTTGCTCGGTCTTGCTCCAGGTTTTTCCGGCCGCGTCCACGCCGTTAACCGTTACGGTGCTCTGGCCGCCCACCACGCTTACGGAGCCCCAGACGGCCGCGTCCGCCCCGGCGGCCTTCAGGGCCTGCCGCGCCTCGGCCTGGGAGCCTGCCTTGGTCTGGCCGGTACGCGCCTCCAGCACGCCGGGCCGGTTGAGCCGGCCCTGGATGGTGGCCGGCACCGCCTTGGAAAGATAGCTGTAGCTCTGGGGGGCGTTGACCGCAAAAGGCAGAACCACGGCGCTTCTGGCCGCGGCGTCGGGGGCCGTGGCCAGACCGAACACCATAAGGCAGAGCGCGAGGGCCAGTGGCAAGGTATATTTCATTCCACACTCCTTGGGCATGGGCGCACGCCCGACGCGACGCGCGGGCGGCTGGAAGGGGCGGCGCGCCCCGATGGATGCGGGCAATCCGCACCGGGGCACTATATCCGCACTTGCGCCGCCGCGCAATACACGCGCTTGCCTCCAAAGCCGCCTGCCCCTACTATGCGCCCATGAGCACCGCCGCCCGTTCCTTTCGTCTGGTTTGTCCGCCCGCGTCCGTTCCGCTGGTGGAAGCGCTGCTGCGCGCCCAGGGCTATGCCTTTGCGCCGGAGCCTTTTTCGCCCTTCTGCCGCCGCCTGCTGGCGGAGCCGCGCCCTCTGGGGGGCTCGCTGGCGGCTTTTTTCGGCTATATTTATATTCAGGACCGCTCTTCCATGCTGCCGCCCCTGGCCCTGAACCCCGCCGCGGACGCGGCCGTGCTGGACATGTGCGCCAGCCCCGGCAGCAAGACGGGTTTTCTGGCCCAGCTTGTGGGCCCCACAGGCTTCGTGCTGGGCAATGAGCCCACCCCCACCCGCCTGGGCACCCTGCGGGCCAACCTGCATCAGATGAATCTGCTCCACGCCGCCACCTGCGCCTACAGCGGGGACGCCCTGCCCCTGCGGCCGCAGAGCTGGCGGGCCATTCTGCTGGATCCGCCCTGCTCGGGCTGGGGCACGGCGGCCAAGCACCCGCAGGTGCTCAGGCTCTGGCAGGGAGACAAAATCGACAGCCTCACGGCCCTGCAACGCCGTTTGCTGCGCCAGGCGGCGCTGCTTCTGGCCCCAGGGGGGCGGCTGGTCTATTCCACCTGCACCACCAATCCGGCCGAGAATGAGGCGCAAGTGCGCTTTGCCGAAGAAGAACTGGGCCTTGTGCGCGTGCCCCTGACGCCTTTTCCCGGCTTTGTCTGGGAAGAACAGCCTGGCGGGCAGGGCACCTTGCGCGTGGACGGGGAGCGCTCCGGCGCGCAGGGTTTTTATGTGGCCTTGCTGGAAAAACCCGCTGCAGCAGCCGAGCCTGCGGCGGGCCCCGCGCCTTCCGGAACGCCCGGAGCTGCGGCGAGGCCGCAAGGCGCAGAACGCGGCGGCCGCGGCCGACGGGGCGGCCTCAGCCGCGCCGCCGGGCAGCCTCTGGGTCAGGTGCTGGCGCGCACGGCCCTGGACGGCCCGGCAGGCAGCGGCGCGCTGCTGCCGCCAGGCGAAGCGGCGGTCTTCGGGGGGCATGTCCGCTTTGTGCCGGCGCAGGCCCGGATTCTGCTGCCCCCGGAGCTGATCTGGCAGGGCAGCCTGCTGGGCCGGGCGCAGGGCTGCGGCCTGGACCCGGCCCCACGGTTGCGCGCCCTGCTGCCGGAGCGGCCGGACCCGCAGACCAGCCTGGTGCTGGACGCGGCGGAGGACGTGACGGCCCTGCTCAGCGGCCAGAGCCGCCAGACAGGCCTGACCGGCCGCCGTGTCGCCCTGTGGTGGCGCGATCTGCCCCTGGGGCTGGCGGCCCTCAAGCAGGGCCGGGTTGTGGCGGGATTTCGCTGACGCCGCCACGGCATTGCAGCCTTGCAAGGCCACAGCGCAAAGGGCCCCTGCGGGTCGGGATGGATGTTTCCCGACCGCAGGGGCCCTTGTTAATTTTTCGCGGCCGCTACATGCGGATGCTGTCGCGGATGTCTTCCAGGCGGGCCTTGGTGAAAAGCAGGTAGGAAAGGATCAGCTCGCCAGAATTGAAGGTGGAGGTGATGTAAAGGGGATCATAGGTGGCGATGCGGTCCATATAGGCCATGGCCGCGGCCATGTTTTCTTCGTTGTTCTTGGCCTTGATTTCCGGATAGAGCTGGTAGAGGGCGTTGATGAAGTCGCGCAGCACCAGAACAATGCCCTGCACTTCATAGATGCGGTTATCCAGCTCATAAAAAGGCAGATTCTGCGCGTTTTCTAACAGGCCCTGGGCGTAGCCCAGCATGTTTTCGCCGGTTACGGTCACAAAGGAGGCGTAGAGATCGTCCGTGCGGCAATTGTAAACGCCGGTACCCTTATCCAGGGAGGCTTTGTAGTCTTCCAGCAGCTTGAGGCCCTTTTTGTAGGAGCCTTCCGCCGAAGGGAACATGAAGCTGCGCGGGTCTATGGCAAAGCTGTTGATGCGCGCCTTGTAGAGAAATTCGCTTTCGCGGTCGCTGGCGCCCAGTTTGGCGATCTGGCTGGAGTAGAGGTCCAGCAGAAATTTGGTGGCGTGGTATACGCCGTACTGGCGGTAGGCGCGGTTGTCCAGGATGAAGCGGTTGAAAATAATGTCGTTGAAGCTCCAGCCGAAGGTGGAGTTCAGCTCGCGGCGCATCTGATTGCTGATGGAATCCAGCAAAATTTTGCCTTTTTCGGCGTCCGGCAGGTCGGCGGCGGCCGCGGGCACGCTCATGGCCTGGGGGAAGGTGGTGCGGTCCACCAGGCTGTAGACGCGCTGCAGGCCCCAGGCCACCAGCAGCACGCCCACCAACAGACAGACCTGCACGGCCAGGGTTTTAAGCACCACCTGCAGTTTCAGAACGGCGGGGAGTTCGGGCAGTTTCATGGCAAACCTCTCTTGGAGCGGATGGGGGACGCAGGGGACGGGCCGCGCCCCAGGGCGAAAAATGGCCCCGGTCTGTACAAACTAATACAGGGGGGGCGGTTAGTACAGGGGGCCCTGCGACGGCGGGCTGATGGCCTACCCGCCGGATCATTTCCTCCCGACCTCTTGCTGCCAGGTCAACATCCGTACGGCTGTTCGCCGCCTCCCTCTCGAAGTCTGCTGTTGCCTGGCAACTCCAGCTTTATCCTCTTGAGGGAGGGTGAACAACGTGTTGGCACTCTACATCTAGAGCAGACTCCCCTCCCAGTTGAACAATCCCGGCCGGCGCAGGGCCGGGAGGGCTGCGGGCGGGTTTTCTTCCAGGTGGGCGTAGAAGCTGTAGCCGGCGGCGCTGAGGGCGGCGCGTTGGGCGGTGAGGTCCAGGGGCCAGCCGGGGTAGATCCAGAGGGTGCCGCCGTACTGTCGGGCCCAGAAGGGTTCGCCCTTGGGGCTGAGGAAGGGTTCGTTGGCTTTAACGCCGGCGAGGGGGAAGCGGCTGAGGCCCACGGGCCAGAACCCGGCAAGCACCATGCCCAGGGGCAGGGGGCTTTGGGCGGGCAGGGCGAGCATCTCTTCGCGGGGCAGTTCCGGGCTGGCAAAGGCGGCGGTAAAGCCCATGCGGGCCAGCACGCCCAGGGCCGGGGCGTTGGCGCAGTTGCAGAAGGGGCCGGCGGCGAGCTCGGTTTCCGGCGGCAGATCCTGGGGGAAGAGCCCGCGCTGCCAGGGGGCGTTGCAGACGAACTGGCGTGCGCCGTCGCGCCAGAGGCGCTGGAGGGCGCGCTGGAGGGCGGCTTCCTCCTCAGGCCAGATGACGGGGGGCAGCCACCAGACGGTGCGGGGGATGAGGGTGCGGGAGACGGCGGCGCTGCGCGGGGAGAGCCAGAGGGCATTGCGGCCGCGGCCGCGTTCCTTGCCCTGGGGAAGGCTGGCGTGGACGAACATATCCGGCCTGGGGGCGGCTTTGACGGGCCGGGGCAGGGCGGGCAGGCTTTCCACGGGGCTGCTTGGGCGGCCGGGCAGGGCTTCCAGGCGGGTCTGCCAAGTTTTGAGGATGGCGGTGAGCTCAGGTTCGCGCCGGTCAATGAGAAAGACGGGCGTGCCGGCTCTGGGGGTTTTGTGTTTGGGCAGGCGCAGGATGAGGTTGCCGGCCTTGGGCACGCGCCGGGTGACGGGCAGGGTGGCGTGCCAGCGTTCGTCCTCCACGCCCACGCGCAGGTAGTCCTGGGGCAGGAGGTCGAAGTGGGGTTTGAGCACGACGCTGCCGTCGGGCTCGATGCGCACCTTGCCGGCCAGAAGGCCGGAGCTGGTCTGGCCGTCGGCGGCTGTGGGGGCCGTATCTTTTTGCGGCAGAAAGCGGGCGCGGGTGGCGGGGCGGCCCAGGGCCCACTGGAGGATTTCTTCCGCGGTCTTGCGGGCCTGCGGGTCGCCGGGGTTATCGCGCAGCAGGCGGTAGGCCGTAACGGCGTGGTAGACGTAGTGCGGGCCTTTTTTGCGGCCTTCGATTTTCCAGGAGACCAGGTGGGGCACGTCGCGCAGGGTTTTGACCAGCACGTCCAGGGAAAGGTCTTGACAGGAGAACCAGCGGCCCTCGTGCTCCTTGCCGGGGCGGGAGGGGCGGCGGGCGGCAGAGGCGCGCCGGGCGCGGTTGTCCTCGCGTTCTGCTGGTCCGTTGGGGCGGCCGTCCGGGCGACGTCCGCGCGAGAGCGCGTCGGGCGCGGCCTGCCGGTTGAGGGCCTGGGCGGCGGCCTGCCCGCCCTGACGGTAAACGCGGCGGCAGGGCTGGACGCAGCGGCCGCGCAGGCCGCTTTTGCCGCCCATGTAGCTGGACCAGTAGCAGCGGCCGGAAACGCAGTAGCAGAGCGCGCCGTGAACAAAGCATTCCAGGTCCAGGCCTTCGGGGCAGGCCTCGCCCATAAGGCGGATTTCGTCGATGGAAAGCTCGCGCGGAAGGATAACCCGGCTGGCCCCCAGGGCGCGGGCCTCAAGAAGGCTTTGGGGATGGGTGAGGTTGGCCAGGGTGGAGAGGAAGAGGCCGCCCTCAAATCCCGCCTGCCGGGCCAGATCCAGGAGGGCCAGGTCCTGGATAATCAGGCCGTCGGGGCGCACCTGCCGGGCCAGGCGGGCGGCCAGGCGGTAGGCCTGGGCGGGCTCGTCGGGCTTGAGCAGGGTGTTCATGGCCACATAGACGCGCGCGCCGGAAGCGTGGGCCAGATCCGTAAGGCGCGAAAGCTCGGTAAGGCCGAAGTTTTCGGCCTGCATCCGGGCGGAAAAGTTTTTCAGCCCCAGGTATACGGCGTCGGCCCCGGCGGCCAGTCCGGCCAAAAAGGAGGGGGCGTCCCCGGCCGGAGCGAGGATTTCAGGGCGTTGGGGCGTGGGGATGGGCATTGCGGGGACGGTCATAATTTGTAGTACTCCCGGTACCAGGCCACAAAGCGGGCGATGCCCTCGCGCAGGGGCGTGCGGGGGGCGAAGCCCGTGGCGGCGGTGAGGTCGTCGATGTCGGCCCAGGTGGCGGCCACGTCGCCGGGCTGCATGGGCAGCAGGTCTTTGACGGCCTTGCGCCCCAGGGCGTCTTCCAGCGTGGCGATAAAGTCGTTGAGCTCCACCGTGTGGTTGTTGCCGATATTGTAGATGCGCCAGGGCGCGGAGCTGCTGGCCGGGTTGGGGGCCGCGGGGTCGAAGTCCGGGTCCGGGCCGGGGGCCAGGGGCAGAATGCGGGTCACGCCCTCGATAATGTCGTCAATATAGGTGAAATCGCGGCGCATGCGGCCCTGGTTGAAAACCTTGATGGGTTCCCCGCGCAGGATGGCCGTGGTAAAGAGGTGCAGGGCCATATCCGGGCGGCCCCAGGGCCCGTAGACGGTAAAGAAGCGCAGACCCGTGCAGGGAATACGAAACAGGTGGCTGTAGGCGTGGGCCATGAGCTCGTTGCTTTTTTTGCTGGCCGCGTAGAGGCTGACGGGGTGGTCCACATTGTGGCGCACGGAATAGGGCTGGGCCGCATTGAGCCCGTAGACCGAGGAGGAAGAGGCAAAGACCAGGTGCTCCACCTTGCAGCGGCGGCAGCCTTCCAGAATGTGGCCAAAGCCCAGCAGGTTGGCGTTGAGGTAGGCCTCAGGGTTCTGCAGGCTGTAGCGCACCCCGGCCTGGGCGGCCAGGTTGACCACATGGCTGAAGCCCTCCTGGGCGAAAAGCGCGGCCAGGGCCGGGGCGTCGGCCAGATCCGTGGGGACGAAGCGAAACTGCGCGGCCTGGGGCAGCGCGGCCAGGGCGGCCAGGCGGTCGCGCTTGAGCTGCACGTCGTAATAATCGTTACAGTTATCCAGGCCCACCACGCTGTGGCCGTCGGCCAGAAGCCTGCGGCAGAGGTGGTAGCCGATAAAGCCCGCCGCGCCCGTCACCAGTACATGCATGATTTGGTCCTCCCTTGCGCCTGCGCGCACGGTAAG from Desulfovibrio legallii includes the following:
- a CDS encoding FG-GAP repeat domain-containing protein, whose product is MKYTLPLALALCLMVFGLATAPDAAARSAVVLPFAVNAPQSYSYLSKAVPATIQGRLNRPGVLEARTGQTKAGSQAEARQALKAAGADAAVWGSVSVVGGQSTVTVNGVDAAGKTWSKTEQGPVSSLTATVQQLTAALGQDFFGVAAVRAPGMTAASGSTPRGDILVNETGQQQVYLNPQFRYQGSGASDGSRLRSQRLPYNMVDMAVGDFNGDGKNEIAVLGDHDLRIYSWQPDGKLKLLGETSITRSNVCFSMRAIDLDRDRAAELVVATFEEDSNRPYSYIYSFKGNKLRQFAERVPYFMSVVRLPPTYTPTLVGQGWDSIKLFAPGVHIMVRSGGKFALGTRIDVPSGATPFNIVWLPGGRQNKGDQLIMLTDTERLKVFQGHGNSLIHTTMERFSGSATGMDHYKGMPGLGVDKNYQLPSKYYAPMRLIAADIGSTGEYVLLVNKPISTASQVFDRYRYFPQGEIHALYWDGVGLGLKWKTRRIRGSVAEVDLADVNNDGVLDLVVGLNTSPDLGIGSRQSMITAYPLDVSATDPNVPADLSDFEVTPGR
- a CDS encoding RsmB/NOP family class I SAM-dependent RNA methyltransferase, translated to MSTAARSFRLVCPPASVPLVEALLRAQGYAFAPEPFSPFCRRLLAEPRPLGGSLAAFFGYIYIQDRSSMLPPLALNPAADAAVLDMCASPGSKTGFLAQLVGPTGFVLGNEPTPTRLGTLRANLHQMNLLHAATCAYSGDALPLRPQSWRAILLDPPCSGWGTAAKHPQVLRLWQGDKIDSLTALQRRLLRQAALLLAPGGRLVYSTCTTNPAENEAQVRFAEEELGLVRVPLTPFPGFVWEEQPGGQGTLRVDGERSGAQGFYVALLEKPAAAAEPAAGPAPSGTPGAAARPQGAERGGRGRRGGLSRAAGQPLGQVLARTALDGPAGSGALLPPGEAAVFGGHVRFVPAQARILLPPELIWQGSLLGRAQGCGLDPAPRLRALLPERPDPQTSLVLDAAEDVTALLSGQSRQTGLTGRRVALWWRDLPLGLAALKQGRVVAGFR
- a CDS encoding DUF2333 family protein; translation: MKLPELPAVLKLQVVLKTLAVQVCLLVGVLLVAWGLQRVYSLVDRTTFPQAMSVPAAAADLPDAEKGKILLDSISNQMRRELNSTFGWSFNDIIFNRFILDNRAYRQYGVYHATKFLLDLYSSQIAKLGASDRESEFLYKARINSFAIDPRSFMFPSAEGSYKKGLKLLEDYKASLDKGTGVYNCRTDDLYASFVTVTGENMLGYAQGLLENAQNLPFYELDNRIYEVQGIVLVLRDFINALYQLYPEIKAKNNEENMAAAMAYMDRIATYDPLYITSTFNSGELILSYLLFTKARLEDIRDSIRM
- a CDS encoding peptidase U32 family protein — its product is MTVPAMPIPTPQRPEILAPAGDAPSFLAGLAAGADAVYLGLKNFSARMQAENFGLTELSRLTDLAHASGARVYVAMNTLLKPDEPAQAYRLAARLARQVRPDGLIIQDLALLDLARQAGFEGGLFLSTLANLTHPQSLLEARALGASRVILPRELSIDEIRLMGEACPEGLDLECFVHGALCYCVSGRCYWSSYMGGKSGLRGRCVQPCRRVYRQGGQAAAQALNRQAAPDALSRGRRPDGRPNGPAEREDNRARRASAARRPSRPGKEHEGRWFSCQDLSLDVLVKTLRDVPHLVSWKIEGRKKGPHYVYHAVTAYRLLRDNPGDPQARKTAEEILQWALGRPATRARFLPQKDTAPTAADGQTSSGLLAGKVRIEPDGSVVLKPHFDLLPQDYLRVGVEDERWHATLPVTRRVPKAGNLILRLPKHKTPRAGTPVFLIDRREPELTAILKTWQTRLEALPGRPSSPVESLPALPRPVKAAPRPDMFVHASLPQGKERGRGRNALWLSPRSAAVSRTLIPRTVWWLPPVIWPEEEAALQRALQRLWRDGARQFVCNAPWQRGLFPQDLPPETELAAGPFCNCANAPALGVLARMGFTAAFASPELPREEMLALPAQSPLPLGMVLAGFWPVGLSRFPLAGVKANEPFLSPKGEPFWARQYGGTLWIYPGWPLDLTAQRAALSAAGYSFYAHLEENPPAALPALRRPGLFNWEGSLL
- a CDS encoding NAD-dependent epimerase; its protein translation is MHVLVTGAAGFIGYHLCRRLLADGHSVVGLDNCNDYYDVQLKRDRLAALAALPQAAQFRFVPTDLADAPALAALFAQEGFSHVVNLAAQAGVRYSLQNPEAYLNANLLGFGHILEGCRRCKVEHLVFASSSSVYGLNAAQPYSVRHNVDHPVSLYAASKKSNELMAHAYSHLFRIPCTGLRFFTVYGPWGRPDMALHLFTTAILRGEPIKVFNQGRMRRDFTYIDDIIEGVTRILPLAPGPDPDFDPAAPNPASSSAPWRIYNIGNNHTVELNDFIATLEDALGRKAVKDLLPMQPGDVAATWADIDDLTAATGFAPRTPLREGIARFVAWYREYYKL